One part of the Eptesicus fuscus isolate TK198812 chromosome 20, DD_ASM_mEF_20220401, whole genome shotgun sequence genome encodes these proteins:
- the CNP gene encoding 2',3'-cyclic-nucleotide 3'-phosphodiesterase isoform X2, translated as MSSLGAKDKPELQFPFLQDEETVGTLQECKTLFILRGLPGSGKSTLARVITDRYRDSTKTVSADTYKITPARGGFSEEYKRLDKELADCCRRDVRVLVLDDTNHERERLEQLFEMADQYQYQVLLVEPKTAWKLDCAQLKEKNQWGLSVDELKKLKPVLEKDFLPLYFGWFLTKKSSETLRKAGQAFLDELGNNKAFKKERQHFASGDEHREKVDLVTYFGKRPPGVLHCTTKFCDYGKAAGAEEYAQQDVVKKSYSKAFTLTISALFVTPKTTGARVELSEQELPLWPNDVDKLSPSDSLPLGSRAHITLGCADDVEAVQTGIDLLEIVRQEKGGSRGEEVGETPRGKLFSLGNGRWMLNLTKNLKVRAIFTGYYGKGKPVPTQGSRKGGAFQSCTIN; from the exons ATGTCATCCTTAGGGGCCAAGGACAAGCCTGAGCTGCAGTTTCCCTTCCTGCAGGATGAGGAGACGGTGGGCACGCTGCAAGAGTGCAAGACGCTCTTCATCCTGCGTGGCCTGCCAGGGAGTGGCAAGTCCACTCTGGCCCGGGTCATCACGGACAGGTACCGTGACAGCACCAAGACGGTGTCTGCCGACACGTACAAGATCACCCCCGCTCGAGGCGGCTTCTCAGAGGAGTACAAGCGGCTGGACAAGGAGCTGGCTGACTGCTGCCGCCGGGACGTCCGGGTCCTTGTGCTGGACGACACCAACCATGAGCGGGAGCGGCTGGAGCAGCTCTTTGAAATGGCCGACCAGTACCAGTACCAGGTGCTACTGGTAGAGCCCAAGACGGCGTGGAAGCTGGACTGTGCCCAGCTCAAGGAGAAGAACCAGTGGGGGCTGTCGGTGGACGAGCTGAAGAAGCTGAAGCCCGTGCTGGAGAAGGACTTCCTGCCACTCTACTTCGGCTGGTTCCTGACCAAGAAGAGCTCTGAGACCCTCCGAAAAGCTGGCCAGGCCTTCCTGGATGAGCTGGGGAACAACAAGGCCTTCAAGAAGGAGCGGCAACACT TTGCCTCTGGGGATGAGCACAGGGAGAAGGTTGACCTGGTCACCTACTTTGGGAAGAGACCCCCAGGCGTGCTGCACTGCACAACCAAGTTCTGTGACTACGGGAAGGCTGCCGGGGCTGAGGAGTACGCCCAGCAGGAT GTGGTGAAGAAGTCTTACTCCAAGGCCTTCACGCTGACCATCTCTGCCCTCTTTGTGACGCCCAAGACAACGGGAGCCCGGGTGGAGCTGAGCGAGCAGGAGCTGCCACTGTGGCCCAATGACGTGGACAAGCTGTCTCCCTCTGACAGCCTGCCCCTGGGGAGCCGTGCTCACATCACCCTAGGCTGCGCGGATGACGTGGAGGCCGTGCAGACTGGCATTGACCTCCTGGAGATTGTACGGCAGGAGAAGGGGGGCAGCcgaggagaggaggtgggtgagacaCCCCGGGGCAAGCTCTTCTCCTTGGGCAATGGGCGCTGGATGCTGAACCTGACTAAGAATCTGAAGGTCAGGGCCATCTTCACGGGCTACTATGGGAAGGGCAAACCTGTGCCCACACAGGGCAGTCGCAAGGGGGGTGCCTTTCAGTCCTGCACCATCAACTGA
- the DNAJC7 gene encoding dnaJ homolog subfamily C member 7 isoform X1, whose protein sequence is MAATAECDVVMAATEPELPDEEGAKREAESFKEQGNAYYAKKDYNEAYNYYTKAIDMCPKNASYYGNRAATLMMLGRFRDALGDAQQSVRLDDSFVRGHLREGKCHLSLGNAMAACRSFQRALELDHKNAQAQQEFKNANAVIEYEKIAETDFEKRDFRKVVFCMDRALEFAPACHRFKILKAECLAMLGRYPEAQSVASDILRMDSTNADALYVRGLCLYYEDCIEKAVQFFVQALRMAPDHEKACVACRNAKALKAKKEDGNKAFKDGNYKLAYELYTEALGIDPNNIKTNAKLYCNRGTVNSKLRKLDDAIEDCTSAVKLDDTYIKAYLRRAQCYMDTEQYEEAVRDYEKVYQTEKTKEHKQLLKNAQMELKKSKRKDYYKILGVDKNASEDEIKKAYRKRALMHHPDRHSGASAEVQKEEEKKFKEVGEAFTILSDPKKKTRYDSGQDLDEEGMNMGDFDANNIFKAFFGGPGGFSFEASGPGNFFFQFG, encoded by the exons GGAAGCAGAGTCTTTCAAGGAACAAGGAAATGCATACTATGCCAAGAAAGATTACAATGAAGCTTATAACTATTATACAAAAGCCATAG ACATGTGTCCTAAAAATGCTAGCTATTACGGGAATCGAGCAGCCACCTTGATGATGCTTGGAAGGTTCCGGGATGCTCTTGGAGATGCACAGCAGTCAGTGAGGTTGGATGACAGTTTCGTCCGG GGACATCTACGAGAAGGCAAATGCCACCTATCTTTAGGGAATGCCATGGCAGCCTGTCGCAGTTTCCAGAGAGCCCTAGAATTGGATCACAAAAATGCTCAGGCACAACAGGAG TTCAAGAATGCTAATGCAGTCATAGAATATGAGAAAATAGCAGAAACGGATTTTGAGAAGCGGGATTTTCGGAAG GTGGTTTTCTGCATGGATCGTGCACTAGAATTTGCTCCTGCTTGCCATCGCTTCAAAATCCTCAAAGCAGAATGTTTAGCAATGCTGGGTCGTTATCCAGAAGCACAGTCTGTGGCTAG TGACATTTTACGCATGGATTCCACCAATGCAGATGCTCTGTATGTCCGAGGTCTTTGCCTTTATTATGAAGATTGTATTGAGAAGGCGGTTCAGTTTTTTGTACAGGCTCTCAGGATGGCTCCTGACCATGAGAAGGCCTGTGTTGCTTGCAGA AATGCCAAAGCActgaaagcaaagaaagaagatgGAAATAAAGCCTTTAAAGACGGAAATTACAAGCTAGCATATGAACTGTACACAGAAGCCCTGGGGATAGACCCcaacaatataaaaacaaatgctaAACTCTACTGTAATCGGGGTACGGTTAATTCCAAG cTTAGGAAACTAGATGATGCAATAGAAGACTGCACAAGTGCAGTGAAGCTCGATGACACTTACATAAAAGCCTACTTGAGAAGAGCTCAGTG TTACATGGACACAGAACAGTATGAAGAAGCAGTGCGGGACTATGAAAAAGTGTATCAGACGGAGAAAACAAAAG AACACAAACAACTCCTTAAAAATGCACAGATGGAACTAAAGAAGAGTAAGAGGAAAGATTACTACAAGATTCTGGGAGTGGACAAGAATGCCTCTGAGGATGAGATCAAGAAAGCTTATCGGAAACGGGCCTTGATGCACCATCCAG ATCGGCACAGTGGAGCCAGTGCCGAAGttcagaaggaggaggagaaaaagttcAAGGAAGTTGGAGAAGCTTTTACCATCCTCTCTGATCCCAAGAAAAAGACTCGCTATGACAGTGGACAGGACCTGGATGAGGAGGGCATGAATATGGGTG ATTTTGATGCAAACAATATCTTCAAGGCATTCTTcggagggcctgggggcttcaGCTTTGAAG CATCTGGTCCCGGGAATTTCTTCTTTCAATTTGGCTAA
- the DNAJC7 gene encoding dnaJ homolog subfamily C member 7 isoform X2, with product MCPKNASYYGNRAATLMMLGRFRDALGDAQQSVRLDDSFVRGHLREGKCHLSLGNAMAACRSFQRALELDHKNAQAQQEFKNANAVIEYEKIAETDFEKRDFRKVVFCMDRALEFAPACHRFKILKAECLAMLGRYPEAQSVASDILRMDSTNADALYVRGLCLYYEDCIEKAVQFFVQALRMAPDHEKACVACRNAKALKAKKEDGNKAFKDGNYKLAYELYTEALGIDPNNIKTNAKLYCNRGTVNSKLRKLDDAIEDCTSAVKLDDTYIKAYLRRAQCYMDTEQYEEAVRDYEKVYQTEKTKEHKQLLKNAQMELKKSKRKDYYKILGVDKNASEDEIKKAYRKRALMHHPDRHSGASAEVQKEEEKKFKEVGEAFTILSDPKKKTRYDSGQDLDEEGMNMGDFDANNIFKAFFGGPGGFSFEASGPGNFFFQFG from the exons ATGTGTCCTAAAAATGCTAGCTATTACGGGAATCGAGCAGCCACCTTGATGATGCTTGGAAGGTTCCGGGATGCTCTTGGAGATGCACAGCAGTCAGTGAGGTTGGATGACAGTTTCGTCCGG GGACATCTACGAGAAGGCAAATGCCACCTATCTTTAGGGAATGCCATGGCAGCCTGTCGCAGTTTCCAGAGAGCCCTAGAATTGGATCACAAAAATGCTCAGGCACAACAGGAG TTCAAGAATGCTAATGCAGTCATAGAATATGAGAAAATAGCAGAAACGGATTTTGAGAAGCGGGATTTTCGGAAG GTGGTTTTCTGCATGGATCGTGCACTAGAATTTGCTCCTGCTTGCCATCGCTTCAAAATCCTCAAAGCAGAATGTTTAGCAATGCTGGGTCGTTATCCAGAAGCACAGTCTGTGGCTAG TGACATTTTACGCATGGATTCCACCAATGCAGATGCTCTGTATGTCCGAGGTCTTTGCCTTTATTATGAAGATTGTATTGAGAAGGCGGTTCAGTTTTTTGTACAGGCTCTCAGGATGGCTCCTGACCATGAGAAGGCCTGTGTTGCTTGCAGA AATGCCAAAGCActgaaagcaaagaaagaagatgGAAATAAAGCCTTTAAAGACGGAAATTACAAGCTAGCATATGAACTGTACACAGAAGCCCTGGGGATAGACCCcaacaatataaaaacaaatgctaAACTCTACTGTAATCGGGGTACGGTTAATTCCAAG cTTAGGAAACTAGATGATGCAATAGAAGACTGCACAAGTGCAGTGAAGCTCGATGACACTTACATAAAAGCCTACTTGAGAAGAGCTCAGTG TTACATGGACACAGAACAGTATGAAGAAGCAGTGCGGGACTATGAAAAAGTGTATCAGACGGAGAAAACAAAAG AACACAAACAACTCCTTAAAAATGCACAGATGGAACTAAAGAAGAGTAAGAGGAAAGATTACTACAAGATTCTGGGAGTGGACAAGAATGCCTCTGAGGATGAGATCAAGAAAGCTTATCGGAAACGGGCCTTGATGCACCATCCAG ATCGGCACAGTGGAGCCAGTGCCGAAGttcagaaggaggaggagaaaaagttcAAGGAAGTTGGAGAAGCTTTTACCATCCTCTCTGATCCCAAGAAAAAGACTCGCTATGACAGTGGACAGGACCTGGATGAGGAGGGCATGAATATGGGTG ATTTTGATGCAAACAATATCTTCAAGGCATTCTTcggagggcctgggggcttcaGCTTTGAAG CATCTGGTCCCGGGAATTTCTTCTTTCAATTTGGCTAA
- the DNAJC7 gene encoding dnaJ homolog subfamily C member 7 isoform X3, with protein MWKLLRGRSREAESFKEQGNAYYAKKDYNEAYNYYTKAIDMCPKNASYYGNRAATLMMLGRFRDALGDAQQSVRLDDSFVRGHLREGKCHLSLGNAMAACRSFQRALELDHKNAQAQQEFKNANAVIEYEKIAETDFEKRDFRKVVFCMDRALEFAPACHRFKILKAECLAMLGRYPEAQSVASDILRMDSTNADALYVRGLCLYYEDCIEKAVQFFVQALRMAPDHEKACVACRNAKALKAKKEDGNKAFKDGNYKLAYELYTEALGIDPNNIKTNAKLYCNRGTVNSKLRKLDDAIEDCTSAVKLDDTYIKAYLRRAQCYMDTEQYEEAVRDYEKVYQTEKTKEHKQLLKNAQMELKKSKRKDYYKILGVDKNASEDEIKKAYRKRALMHHPDRHSGASAEVQKEEEKKFKEVGEAFTILSDPKKKTRYDSGQDLDEEGMNMGDFDANNIFKAFFGGPGGFSFEASGPGNFFFQFG; from the exons GGAAGCAGAGTCTTTCAAGGAACAAGGAAATGCATACTATGCCAAGAAAGATTACAATGAAGCTTATAACTATTATACAAAAGCCATAG ACATGTGTCCTAAAAATGCTAGCTATTACGGGAATCGAGCAGCCACCTTGATGATGCTTGGAAGGTTCCGGGATGCTCTTGGAGATGCACAGCAGTCAGTGAGGTTGGATGACAGTTTCGTCCGG GGACATCTACGAGAAGGCAAATGCCACCTATCTTTAGGGAATGCCATGGCAGCCTGTCGCAGTTTCCAGAGAGCCCTAGAATTGGATCACAAAAATGCTCAGGCACAACAGGAG TTCAAGAATGCTAATGCAGTCATAGAATATGAGAAAATAGCAGAAACGGATTTTGAGAAGCGGGATTTTCGGAAG GTGGTTTTCTGCATGGATCGTGCACTAGAATTTGCTCCTGCTTGCCATCGCTTCAAAATCCTCAAAGCAGAATGTTTAGCAATGCTGGGTCGTTATCCAGAAGCACAGTCTGTGGCTAG TGACATTTTACGCATGGATTCCACCAATGCAGATGCTCTGTATGTCCGAGGTCTTTGCCTTTATTATGAAGATTGTATTGAGAAGGCGGTTCAGTTTTTTGTACAGGCTCTCAGGATGGCTCCTGACCATGAGAAGGCCTGTGTTGCTTGCAGA AATGCCAAAGCActgaaagcaaagaaagaagatgGAAATAAAGCCTTTAAAGACGGAAATTACAAGCTAGCATATGAACTGTACACAGAAGCCCTGGGGATAGACCCcaacaatataaaaacaaatgctaAACTCTACTGTAATCGGGGTACGGTTAATTCCAAG cTTAGGAAACTAGATGATGCAATAGAAGACTGCACAAGTGCAGTGAAGCTCGATGACACTTACATAAAAGCCTACTTGAGAAGAGCTCAGTG TTACATGGACACAGAACAGTATGAAGAAGCAGTGCGGGACTATGAAAAAGTGTATCAGACGGAGAAAACAAAAG AACACAAACAACTCCTTAAAAATGCACAGATGGAACTAAAGAAGAGTAAGAGGAAAGATTACTACAAGATTCTGGGAGTGGACAAGAATGCCTCTGAGGATGAGATCAAGAAAGCTTATCGGAAACGGGCCTTGATGCACCATCCAG ATCGGCACAGTGGAGCCAGTGCCGAAGttcagaaggaggaggagaaaaagttcAAGGAAGTTGGAGAAGCTTTTACCATCCTCTCTGATCCCAAGAAAAAGACTCGCTATGACAGTGGACAGGACCTGGATGAGGAGGGCATGAATATGGGTG ATTTTGATGCAAACAATATCTTCAAGGCATTCTTcggagggcctgggggcttcaGCTTTGAAG CATCTGGTCCCGGGAATTTCTTCTTTCAATTTGGCTAA
- the CNP gene encoding 2',3'-cyclic-nucleotide 3'-phosphodiesterase isoform X1, producing the protein MNRGFSRKSHTFLPKIFFRKMSSLGAKDKPELQFPFLQDEETVGTLQECKTLFILRGLPGSGKSTLARVITDRYRDSTKTVSADTYKITPARGGFSEEYKRLDKELADCCRRDVRVLVLDDTNHERERLEQLFEMADQYQYQVLLVEPKTAWKLDCAQLKEKNQWGLSVDELKKLKPVLEKDFLPLYFGWFLTKKSSETLRKAGQAFLDELGNNKAFKKERQHFASGDEHREKVDLVTYFGKRPPGVLHCTTKFCDYGKAAGAEEYAQQDVVKKSYSKAFTLTISALFVTPKTTGARVELSEQELPLWPNDVDKLSPSDSLPLGSRAHITLGCADDVEAVQTGIDLLEIVRQEKGGSRGEEVGETPRGKLFSLGNGRWMLNLTKNLKVRAIFTGYYGKGKPVPTQGSRKGGAFQSCTIN; encoded by the exons ATG AATAGAGGCTTCTCTCGAAAGAGCCATACGTTCCTGCCCAAGATCTTCTTCCGCAAGATGTCATCCTTAGGGGCCAAGGACAAGCCTGAGCTGCAGTTTCCCTTCCTGCAGGATGAGGAGACGGTGGGCACGCTGCAAGAGTGCAAGACGCTCTTCATCCTGCGTGGCCTGCCAGGGAGTGGCAAGTCCACTCTGGCCCGGGTCATCACGGACAGGTACCGTGACAGCACCAAGACGGTGTCTGCCGACACGTACAAGATCACCCCCGCTCGAGGCGGCTTCTCAGAGGAGTACAAGCGGCTGGACAAGGAGCTGGCTGACTGCTGCCGCCGGGACGTCCGGGTCCTTGTGCTGGACGACACCAACCATGAGCGGGAGCGGCTGGAGCAGCTCTTTGAAATGGCCGACCAGTACCAGTACCAGGTGCTACTGGTAGAGCCCAAGACGGCGTGGAAGCTGGACTGTGCCCAGCTCAAGGAGAAGAACCAGTGGGGGCTGTCGGTGGACGAGCTGAAGAAGCTGAAGCCCGTGCTGGAGAAGGACTTCCTGCCACTCTACTTCGGCTGGTTCCTGACCAAGAAGAGCTCTGAGACCCTCCGAAAAGCTGGCCAGGCCTTCCTGGATGAGCTGGGGAACAACAAGGCCTTCAAGAAGGAGCGGCAACACT TTGCCTCTGGGGATGAGCACAGGGAGAAGGTTGACCTGGTCACCTACTTTGGGAAGAGACCCCCAGGCGTGCTGCACTGCACAACCAAGTTCTGTGACTACGGGAAGGCTGCCGGGGCTGAGGAGTACGCCCAGCAGGAT GTGGTGAAGAAGTCTTACTCCAAGGCCTTCACGCTGACCATCTCTGCCCTCTTTGTGACGCCCAAGACAACGGGAGCCCGGGTGGAGCTGAGCGAGCAGGAGCTGCCACTGTGGCCCAATGACGTGGACAAGCTGTCTCCCTCTGACAGCCTGCCCCTGGGGAGCCGTGCTCACATCACCCTAGGCTGCGCGGATGACGTGGAGGCCGTGCAGACTGGCATTGACCTCCTGGAGATTGTACGGCAGGAGAAGGGGGGCAGCcgaggagaggaggtgggtgagacaCCCCGGGGCAAGCTCTTCTCCTTGGGCAATGGGCGCTGGATGCTGAACCTGACTAAGAATCTGAAGGTCAGGGCCATCTTCACGGGCTACTATGGGAAGGGCAAACCTGTGCCCACACAGGGCAGTCGCAAGGGGGGTGCCTTTCAGTCCTGCACCATCAACTGA